GAAGGAGAGCCGCATCACGGGTACGATTTACCGGTGTGGTGGGCAGCGAAGACATGGACTGGGCGTTTCGGCTGTGCTTTCCAGTGtggcgcaggacggcgcgaTGCGGCGTAGATGGAGCGCTGTTGTTATTGTTGTCTTGGCTCATAGCTTGCAGCAAAGCGGAAAGTCCATCGTCCTGTTCGTCTCGTTTCGCCGATCTCGGTGTGTGGTGATGCGCCGACCGGTATTGttgcggcgtcgaggcagtCTGCTGCTTCGGGGTTAGGGCGTGGTGGAAGATACCACCGGGACTGCAGAGCCTATGAAAGTGCTCGCGGTTCTCCCGTATCCGTGTGAGGAGCATGTCTCGTTCCTCGGCAAGGCCAATGGTTTCCTCTTCCTTCTGCTGAATCACCTTTTTGGCCGCCTTTAGTCGCCGGTGTAGCGTATCATTTTCCTTTTCGGCGTCCTCGTAGGCCTTTCTCATCTGCAGATACTTAAGCTGGACAGACTCGGACGCCGTGCTCAGCTCCCGTCTGGCCTGCCGGCTGTGCTCGGCCAAGCGGAGAGCATCGACTTCACGGCGGACCATGTCGTGTTCCACAGCAGCGCGCATGGAGTCTTCCTCGGCTTGCAAGCTCAGCAAATTATATTGCAGTTTGTGATGCGCTGCCTCCATTTTGAGCTTGTGGTGCTCGGCAACGCAGGTCTGAAGCATGGCTCGAAGGTCGTCCGCCGACGCGTCGAGGATTTGTTGGGATGCAGGGGGGACGAAGTCCGTGGCcaggtcgcggtcgcggaTATTTTGAAGGATGGTGGCCGGCGGGGAGAAGAGGGCGGATTGCTGCGATTGCGAATAGGTTCGCCTTGGGttgctggcggcgtgggcggcgacctggGTTGAGGGTGGAGGGGTAAGGGACGACGGTATGACAGTCGCACCCGCTCTGTCATCGTTGGCTTCGGTCTTGAAGGATTGGTTGGGATCTATCGGCGAGCCTGGTATTTCGGTCGACGGCAGCGTGATTTgtgatgatgaaggcggcggcccggcctCGCGGGGAGTCGCAGGCTCAATTGGGCTGAGTGCATCGTCATCAGGCGTCACGCCATTCGGCTGCCGACTTTCGAATCCCGTGTCCGAGGCCATGACGACCGACAGAAGGTGTTGGACTGGAGTTGCGGAGGAATCAGCTTGATCGGGAGGGTTCGCCAGGGTCGGTCGTGATTCTGAGCCGTACCACCAGAGAGGCACGTCTGTGTGCCAAACGGGGTCGGCCTGATGACGCCAGCTGGTGTTGCTGAACGCAGGCGGTCGCACAGCTTCAACAGAAAAGTACAGTGTATTGTAGAAGCGCAGAGTACGATGATTTGGCAATGAGTAGAGACCGCGTAAGCTGGGGCGAAAATTGCTCAATTGGCAGCAACGGATGGGGGAGCGAGGCGTTATTGAAAGGTCACGATGCGGACGAAGCACGGCTGCGTGCGGGTCGGGTCGTCCATCGCTGGGGGAGAAAGTCGAGAGGCTGGCCGTCGCAGGACCAAGGGCTAGACCCAATCCAGCTGGCTAGTGCTGGCGGGAGCCGGTTCCGGGGGGCCAGGTCAGGGGGTGGACGGGACTTAGGTTGGCATGTTGGGACCTAAATAGCCGAAAATCTCCCACCGAGCCCCCCTGGAATTGTCTCACCGAAACAATCGCCTTTGTTTACCGAGCGTCCTGCGCCCCGTCCTCCTTTTCTTTGGTCGCTAGGTGCGCATCCGTCAACGCGTAGCACTGACTcacgcgagcgagcggcggtCGCGTGTACGGTGCAGGAGTATTACTGTGTTCTTTGCGCCTGCTTCGCCGCAGTGTCCCACTCCGACGCGAAGCCGCCTTTGCTGATTGAACACGGGACTCGGCGATCGCTTtctcgcacgcacgcaaggGACTTGCTTGGCTACCGGGGAGAAGATGACATGACCTACACCGCTCTTCATAACGTCGACCAAAGTACAAGTGTCCTCCGGGCATGCAGAACCGGCGTCCGTGCCAGTGCCGCCAGATCTCTACCCACTGCTCCGATGCCCATAGCCCTCTTCGCATTTGTGCTCGTGTGCCAGCAGCTGCCGTTTTCTATGCCTCCTCTCCGCTCTCGTCTTCACGTGTTGAATCACATGTCGCATGCCCATCAGCGGCAGGATCACAGGCCACATGACCAGCACGGCGAACCACCACAGCACCACCGACAGCTTGTCTCTCCGCGTCCTATCGGAATCGAGATACCACTCGGGCACCCATCGTCCGGCCCTGCCTTGGCCATTGAGGCATAAGATACAGATGATGCCAAATATGAGCCAGCCAAAGACTGATACCGGGATCAACACCTTCCAGATGTAGTCGCAGTCGACGCCTGTCGCTCCAGCCATTGCGGACTTGTTGAAGATGGGGGCGGCTCTGCGGTGTTgcaggtgcggcggcgcgcggcgaaTGCGATTGCGGTGTTGTCGTTTATAATttggggaggaggagtccTGGCCGGACGTAGGACTTTGAGGTAGTTGAgttgccctcgacgaccgtGAGCCAAGGAGGAACGATGTGTATTGAAGAAGTCTGCTTTGTGAATGTATGCCAAACAATGCCGTACGCCGTCCGGATTCGCGGGCTCTAGTAGAGTGAACTGACGAGTTGCATCAGGCCGCTTAATGCCATAGGTTAGACGAACAGTTGGGTCGAAAATTGGTGACGTGATGACACCCGGTGAACCCTGGTCACTCCTGCCGACGTGTCGAAAGTCTTCACGCTGGGAAGTCAAAACCCACAGTCTAGTCAGAGTGCCTACCTTGCGAACGGTCGCGATGGTACATGCCAGCAAAGGGTGCTTCTCGTCACGCTGGATTTGAACTCAGAATCATCAGTGTTTCGGGACACGGACTTCAGCTTGCGGCTCGGCTTCCACTTATCTTCGCTCCAGCCATGGTATATTGAGGAGTCTATACTGAATCAATTCTCGACCGGTGTCACCAAAACGCCAAGATTACGTTGAATCTATGCTTTAACACTGGGCCATCCCCATGAGGGAGCTCCATTTGCCCGACAAGACCCAAATTTGCTGCTGCCAATCAATGCTGGCAAGTTCAAAGGGGAATCCGAGCGTCGCTGGTTGCCGCCGATTGCGTGAATATGCAAAGCCTCGGCCCGTAACGGCACAGAGCCGGCTTCTGTGTTAATGCCCAGCAGAATCACTGTCGTCGCCATTTTCTTCCTTCCACGCGGCCATGTCTTCGGCGGGTACGCGCCCTCGCAACCATTGCAGTGTCGCTTCAGTCCCACGTTCCAAGATGTTCCACCTAGGAACCTTGAACCGGTTGCCTGTTACCTCGAGTCGATGTAATCCCTGATGTCCGCCAAGTAACCCAATGCGAGGGTTCAAATGCGCAATATCGTTGTTGGATGCGTCGACAATCCGCAAGCCTCTGATCGTCTCGGTGTCAAGCTCCGTCAACTGGTTGTTCGCCGCCAAAAGCACAGTAAGTCGCGGGAAAGCCTCCTTCAGACGCTCTGGTATGGATTTCATGCGGTTGAGGGAGACATCAATCTTCTCCAAGACCGGAGCGTCCAAATGCTGGGCCAGTGATTGCAGGCTTGTGATGTGGTTTGAGGCCAGGTTCAACTCGCGCAACGCGGGTAGTTCTAGCCGTGCAGCCAAGAACGTGTCGCCAGTCAGATGGTTGTGCGTCATTGAAAGCGAGCAAAGTGTTGCCCCGAAGACGCTCAGGGAGTCGGGGATGCAAGTGAAGAGGTTATGGTGTAAATGTGCCTGCCGCACTTGATGTTGAGCGGCCAAGGCTGTGCACATCGCAGGGTCCAGTACGGACGAGTCCGTCCGCGATAGGTCAAGCAGACCACCAGATTTGACATTCCAGCCTTGCGCCGGCTTGCCTGGCGACATTGGCAGGTCGCTACCCATCGTGTGTGACCGCGACCGAGTTGGCGAGTGCGGTGCAGAGGTAGGTGGTGTTGCGAAATGGTCATCAGCGTCGGATcggccatcgtcatccatTGCGTCGAGACTAGCGGGTGAGCCCATTGCAGGTACCGCCTTGCTGTCCAGCTCTACGAGCCGTTGCATTAACCCAGTGATGGTGGACTGCTCTCTGGTCTCTTGGtacggtggcggcggttccAGCCGCACCGCCAATGTCTCCCTGAGCTCGTCGATCGAAGCAGTTATTAGCTTCCTGTCTCGTAGAGGGTTGCCGGTCAACCGTAGCACGGCCAAAGAACTCATCCGAGAGATCTCCGGGGGCACGACACGGATATCGTTGCTCGCAAAATCAGCGTGGCGCAGCTTCTCAAGGCCAGTCAAACCGTTAGGAATGTCGGCAATATTGTTCTCATCCACAGCCAGTGTTAACAGGTTCGTCCACGACGACACGTCTGGTAGCGCCCGCAGCCTGTTCATGGAAAGCGACACAGCATGGATCGCAGGCAGACTGATACTGGTGTCCGGCGATATCAAGTGCGTGAGCTGATTCAATGATACGTCCAGTGATTGcaagcagggcagggcccCGACAGAATCCTGAATTAGAGTCCCGCTCAATTTGTTCTTCTTCACAGTCAGCTCCGCGAGTGGCAATCTTGCCAGAGACTCGAAAGACAGCGACTCCAGGCGGTTTTCGCTCAGATTCAAAATTCGCAACCGTGACATGTTCCCCATATTCGGTGGCAGGGCCGAGAGTCCGTTTCCGTG
This sequence is a window from Purpureocillium takamizusanense chromosome 8, complete sequence. Protein-coding genes within it:
- a CDS encoding uncharacterized protein (EggNog:ENOG503P2CZ), whose amino-acid sequence is MASDTGFESRQPNGVTPDDDALSPIEPATPREAGPPPSSSQITLPSTEIPGSPIDPNQSFKTEANDDRAGATVIPSSLTPPPSTQVAAHAASNPRRTYSQSQQSALFSPPATILQNIRDRDLATDFVPPASQQILDASADDLRAMLQTCVAEHHKLKMEAAHHKLQYNLLSLQAEEDSMRAAVEHDMVRREVDALRLAEHSRQARRELSTASESVQLKYLQMRKAYEDAEKENDTLHRRLKAAKKVIQQKEEETIGLAEERDMLLTRIRENREHFHRLCSPGGIFHHALTPKQQTASTPQQYRSAHHHTPRSAKRDEQDDGLSALLQAMSQDNNNNSAPSTPHRAVLRHTGKHSRNAQSMSSLPTTPVNRTRDAALLPSVDLVPQTEPRSRHTQSHFATMTPTPKQERRRKSRESTISVEDTEELARQALESAAAASLTSHPPRQPLPRQRRRAEDDDAEEVFDSQASQAATEMLRRNPGRSFDVASSAASRDASPHPAETSARMQAKLLASTTGSGVDKRKFSSELPLEEVRSGHGSPPKKMRVGGPLPDDHRVGLGIQYRE
- a CDS encoding uncharacterized protein (EggNog:ENOG503PXX0~TransMembrane:2 (o12-35i62-82o)), which encodes MAGATGVDCDYIWKVLIPVSVFGWLIFGIICILCLNGQGRAGRWVPEWYLDSDRTRRDKLSVVLWWFAVLVMWPVILPLMGMRHVIQHVKTRAERRHRKRQLLAHEHKCEEGYGHRSSG